DNA sequence from the Thermodesulfobacteriota bacterium genome:
CGCAGGGGCGTTGGCAAAGAAGGTGCTGAAAGCCATTGCCGGGACTTCGGCTGATACAGGCGAGCTGGCGGCGGACGATCTATTCTCCGCACGATGGTCTTTTGAACATCTCGAGGCGGCGGTTACGCACGGGTTTCCAACCGTCTACGTGGAGGTTAATGACGGTGCAATGCCTTCGGGGGCGTTCCCGGCGGGTACGTTCTTTGAAAGGCGGATACTGGAAGTACCCCGGCTTGAGGAAGTTGAATTAGATTCCCGGTTCGGCATATCCGGGTTTCGACGCACTACGCTAGTCCTTGACAACACCGACGGGTATTTTAACGCAAGGGATATGCAAGGCATGTATATCCGCATGTTCTTTGTCAATGCCGAAGGTACGGCATACAAGGAGTTCAAGGGGCAGGTCGTTGACTGGACGCTATCTCACAGGGTAACGCTCAATATAGAGGATGTCGATGCGATAACACTCACTCAGGACTTTCCGAAACGGTCGCTCAACGAGTTAGTCGAGGCGGAGAAGATCGCCGACGCGGGGTTCGAGGACGTGGTTATCGCTAACGACCTCGGCAAGCCCGTACCTATCATCTTTGGCAGGGCGATAAAGGTTCCATTGCTATATGTGAAGGCAGACGAGGCCAGCCGAGAGTATGACTATATAATCGGAGAGGGGATAGGGCTGAACGATAATCCGTTTCAGGAAGTATTTACGGTCTACAGGAATGACCAGGCGCTCGACGAGATAAACGGAGATGTGGCTGCGGCTACTTCGACTACGCTAACCCTTGAGACAGCGGATAAACGTCCGGATAGCTGGTACAGGTACTGGTGGGTGGAAATAACGGCAGGCACGGGTGTGGGACAAATAAGATATGTCACCGCTTATGACTCCGCGAATAACAGAATAACGATAAGCTCCGCATGGTCAGTAACACCTAATACGGGAAGTGATTACAAGCTCTCCGAATGGCGGTTCTACGACGGCTCGCAGGTATCGCCCTATGCCGGATATGCATTCATACGCTTTAAGAAGCGAATGGGGGTATCGGGAAGGACTGACCCCCTATATGCGGACGTGAACGGGCTGAGTGATGAGACGAATCCCGTGAGGGCGATACAAAGCCTCCTGGGCAATCCCGACTGGGGATTAGGCATAGACGTGGATACGGCCTCGTTTAATACAGCGGCGGGGCTATCGGCCATATCATCGATGCTGTGCGAGGGGGTGATTGCCGATACGACGGGGGCTGTTGACGTATTCCGGGAGTTATTAGGATTCCGGGATATGGTTTTATCGAAGGACGACACGATACGGATAGCGGTAGACCAGGCGAAGGTAAGCAGTATCAACCTCGGCCTCGGGGATGAAACGGGATGGAATAACATACTGACGGGAAGCCCGGAGATATTCCATATCCATCCGAATGAAAAGGTGCGGAACCTCAAGGTCAAGTACCGGAAGAATAATAAAGAGAATGACGTATATCTGCACGAATTAGAAAGACAATCGAGTACAAACGGTATTGATACAACCGTCAATCTGCCCTTTATTTATGAACATGCAACCGCTGACAGGTGGCTTGACTACAAGCGCAAGCGGTTACTGGCTGCAGTGAAGCGGCTATCCCTCGGCATAGGTCAGGAGGGGCAGGAGATATTGAGGGGCGACCTTGCGACGGTAACAATAGCCACTCTCGGCATGAACGCCCAGTCATGGGAGGTAACGGGGGCGAGCGTAACCCCGGCGGGGGAGAACACGGTAAGTCTCGTACCGTACTCGGCAAGCCCGTATACATACGTTCCGATAACGAGTGAGGGCGGGACGCTCCCGGTCGATGAGTCGTTCGACATACCGCCCGATTATGACAAGTCGATTCCCGATCCCGTGAGCGGGGTGTCCGTAACGATGTCGATGGGGATAGTGGGATTTACGGCTCATCCCTTCGCCACGATAACATGGACGGCCCCGGAGGATAACTACGGCGGGGCGGTGATAAGCACGAAGCTGCACTCGGACGCGACGACATTATTCCGGGTAGTGGGTACGTACACTGGCACGACGGCGAGGATAGAGGGGTTAGTTCCAGGGCAGCTCTATGATTTTCTGATCGAGTCTCTCAACGTGACCGGGGAATTAAAAGGGCTCGGAGTCACGGTCAACAACGGCGGCGCGGGATATATCGCCGGAGGGGATTCGACCGCGCCTGGAACATGGACGCATAATCTAACAGGGGGGGCGAAATTTGGCAAGCTTTTCTGGACATGGAATAAGCATCCTGAAGCAGATGTCGCCTACTACGAGGCTGAATTAAACACGTCGACGAGCGGAGGAGTGCTTGGAAAAGAAATTATCCCACACTTGAACGACGTGGATTTCAAGCCGCGATATGAGATCGAGATCCAGACAGGAGATTTAACCAATCCTATAACTAGGGCACTACGAATTAGAGCCGTGGATCACTCGGGCAATAAAAGCGGATGGACAACACCTCTGATCGCAGCGAGCACGGGCGATGTTGGGAGAGACGACCTTCACAATAACGCCACGATGGATATTGAAATAGCGACGGCGCCCGGTGAGCAACCGGGAATAAATCAGACACAGAGTGTCTGGTATGAAGTTATATCTGTTACAATATCGACGGACAGGACTGGGGTAGTAAAAGTCCATTATACAGGACAGTTTACAGGCTCCGGTAACGGCTATGCTGTAAGGCTTCTACGCGGCTCGACAGTTCTGCGGACGTTTTCCAATATCTCTGTCGAAGGAAAATACCCCGTGAGTTTAAACTATGTGGAAAGTATCGGAGCTGGTACAAAAACATATAAAATTGAAACAAGAAATACGGTAGCAGGCGGAATCGGTTTAGGATTGTTGAATAATTCTTTATCGGTCCAAGGAGATTTTAAGTGATACATTACGCTATCGTTAACGAATATGGAGAAGTCGAAGGTCAATATTGTAAGATCGGCGCGTCGACGAATCCGAATGCCTTTGTAATGTTGGAAGTGCCGCCTGGACGAAAGAAGGTTTTATTAACGCAAGAAGAATACCAAATATTAATGTGTGAATATGACGAAGAAAAATTAGTGCATAAATGCAAGATTGATTTGCTTGAATCAAAAATAATTGCTATGACTGATGCTGAAGTTGATGAGGTTGTTAACCGTCGTCCCGAGTGGGCACGTGATATTGAAATGCCCAATGGCAAAATTAAGAGGGAGAAAAAAGACGGCACAATATGGGAGGTGCTCCCGGATAATAGATTAACTCCCTGGGTTATAGAAGAGAATAGTAAATAGCTAATCCGAAAATAATAATCAGGGTCGCGGCGCATTATAAGCAGGACAACATCCTCCTTTACCTCCTTTACACGCGCCGCGGCCCTTTTTTATAGCCAATGAATCTAGCATGTCTGGAAAAATTTACAAGTGATTTTGTCATACGGCTCATGCCGCAGGCGAACAAGACGTACGTGAGGCGCTACTGGCCCGCGGTCTACATGGCGCTCGACGAAGCGGACCTCGACTACGAGGAGATGATGCTCATGGCGCTCGCCACGATCGCCGCCGAAGCCGGGGACTTCGACATAACGGTGAGGGAGTATGTCTCCCGCTATAACACGTCCGAAGCGGCGAGTGCTGCCGCGCACTACTTCGATATGTATGACGGACGCACCGACCTCGGCAATCAAGGGAAGCCCGACGGGTATAAATACAGGGGCGGAGGAGCCGTGCAGCTCACAGGCAGATACAACTACCGCGAGATAGGGAAGGATCTGGGGCTGCCTCTCGAGGAAAAGCCCGAGCTCATAGAGAACCCGGTCGTCTCGGCGCGTGCGCTCGCATTGTTCCTGAGCAGGAGAAAGATGGATATAAACGCCGCGCTCCATAACAGGGACTACGGTAAGGCGCGGAGGCTCGTCAACGGGGGCGCGCACGGGCTCGATGAATTTCAATCTACGTACCTACGGGGGATGAGGTTAATTGGAAAGGGTTAAGGAAAGCGCGAAAAGCATTCTGAACTCACAGTACAACAAGGCCGTTTACTCGGGCGCGGTGGGGGCGGCGGTGGATTTCCTGTTCGGGCTGCTGGCTGAGTTCCACATAGACGTATCTGCCGGGCTCCAGACGAAGACACTCATCCTGGCGATGGCGCTCACGGCGCTGCTGGTGAAGAACAGGGAGAAAGAGGCTGAGGGGGATTCCGGGCGGGTGTAAGTGGATAAGATAAATTGGGATACATACCTTGTATATAGTGTATTTCCTTATGCCCTTCGACTTTGCTCCGTCTGTACCAAATGCGTTGCCAGACAAGCAGGACAGGCTCCTACTCGGGGTTGGCAGGTTTAAAAGATGAGATGCTGAACTAAATTCAGCATGACAGATTTTTTTAAAGTACACCCCTCATCCCGATCCCGGATCGGAGTCCGGGACAGGCTTTCCCCCGCCTCGGGGGAAGGAAAAAACGAATAACAAAATAAATATGGAGGAAGGAGGAAATTATGTGGAAGGAATTGCTGAAGATTGCGCCTGACCTGATCCCGATAATCATACAGACGGTGATCGACGTGGAGAAGGTCGTCACCGGGATCAAGCGCGGCGATATAAGGAAGTCGAGGGTGATGAGCATCGTCGGGAACATTCTCGATACCAAGGACTATTTCCTCGGCAGGACGCCCGAGGGGCAGCTCCAGTTCCTGAACCTGGTCTCGATGTTCGTCGATACGATTGTATCTACGTTCAATTACACGGGGCTGTTCGGGACGAGCGACAAGCTCGATTTCACTCCGATACCGGAGGGAAAGGAGGGGCAAAATGAGGGGGATTAGCTTACTGATTGCGGCAATCGCCGTCCTGACGGCGGCTTCGTGCGCATGGAAGGATATGACGCCTGCGACTGAAATAGTCTACGAAGGGGATCTCACAGGGAACGTAACAGTCACGTACCCGTCGGCGGAGAAGGTGCTCGAAATATGCATCATGACCAAGGCGTGCATGGGGTTAAGCGAATACAGTTACGCGCTTCCGAAGATACGAGGCATGAAGGGCGGGAACGCTGTCGAGTGCGGAGGGACGCTCAGGAAGGGGTGCTACGAGGCTGCGGATAACGGCGACGCGCGGGGCGGTTTGGTTATCGTGCCCGAGGGGGGGGATATCGACATCATCGCGCACGAGTGCGTCCACCACTGGCTCTACATGCACACCGGAGACCTCGATCCGAAACATGAATCGGGACTCTTCCTTACGTGCGGGGGGAGCTACATGCTTGACGAGGGCAGTGAATGATAGGTTCGATTATCGCGAGCGTCCTCGGCTGGCTTGTCGGCAAGATAGTTGGGAAAAAGAAGGAGAGCGAGATCGAGGAGAGGTATGCCGAGGCGAGGAAAGAGAGCGCCGAGCTCCGGGCGGAGAACGCCGGGCTTCGTGTTGTAGGAGAGATTGAGGACGAGGAAGCGGAAGTTAGGAAGGAATGGGAGGAGGCGGAAGAGAAGAATGACATTCGCAAAAAGTATGAAATTCTCAAGCGTGATTTTGGCGGCGGCGATTAACCTCTCGGCGT
Encoded proteins:
- a CDS encoding fibronectin type III domain-containing protein, giving the protein MLDDQLASNGTSFRAGVFLRAADGSEGGTNVNFATSSAEEASVHLYRVSNWHGTIGLGVNGDVATDANTEELTANPPNVSPFWGAEDTLWLAFFGASDSNVTGVDSYPANFTHGVFTHTGFDTSSTQIASCRRELNQPSNNPDAFDFSGGGTARWVAYTIAVRPAEFTAVPKSVSGASTNSGVLSTRISVVKALTGVSVNSGSLASFVNRIQAIAGAAANAGALAKKVLKAIAGTSADTGELAADDLFSARWSFEHLEAAVTHGFPTVYVEVNDGAMPSGAFPAGTFFERRILEVPRLEEVELDSRFGISGFRRTTLVLDNTDGYFNARDMQGMYIRMFFVNAEGTAYKEFKGQVVDWTLSHRVTLNIEDVDAITLTQDFPKRSLNELVEAEKIADAGFEDVVIANDLGKPVPIIFGRAIKVPLLYVKADEASREYDYIIGEGIGLNDNPFQEVFTVYRNDQALDEINGDVAAATSTTLTLETADKRPDSWYRYWWVEITAGTGVGQIRYVTAYDSANNRITISSAWSVTPNTGSDYKLSEWRFYDGSQVSPYAGYAFIRFKKRMGVSGRTDPLYADVNGLSDETNPVRAIQSLLGNPDWGLGIDVDTASFNTAAGLSAISSMLCEGVIADTTGAVDVFRELLGFRDMVLSKDDTIRIAVDQAKVSSINLGLGDETGWNNILTGSPEIFHIHPNEKVRNLKVKYRKNNKENDVYLHELERQSSTNGIDTTVNLPFIYEHATADRWLDYKRKRLLAAVKRLSLGIGQEGQEILRGDLATVTIATLGMNAQSWEVTGASVTPAGENTVSLVPYSASPYTYVPITSEGGTLPVDESFDIPPDYDKSIPDPVSGVSVTMSMGIVGFTAHPFATITWTAPEDNYGGAVISTKLHSDATTLFRVVGTYTGTTARIEGLVPGQLYDFLIESLNVTGELKGLGVTVNNGGAGYIAGGDSTAPGTWTHNLTGGAKFGKLFWTWNKHPEADVAYYEAELNTSTSGGVLGKEIIPHLNDVDFKPRYEIEIQTGDLTNPITRALRIRAVDHSGNKSGWTTPLIAASTGDVGRDDLHNNATMDIEIATAPGEQPGINQTQSVWYEVISVTISTDRTGVVKVHYTGQFTGSGNGYAVRLLRGSTVLRTFSNISVEGKYPVSLNYVESIGAGTKTYKIETRNTVAGGIGLGLLNNSLSVQGDFK